From a region of the Mycobacterium sp. SMC-8 genome:
- a CDS encoding ABC transporter permease: MSVFVDLAPEDAVAPAPGTDARPGGSRRRGRLTRAVLPLLSVAVFGVLWQLAAASEIWSQTFVPYPATVWKAFIDVSTTHDGVRGYAGYLLWEHLYMTLRRVLAGVVIGVVLGVLLGLVMGSVSWVRSVLEPWLTFLRALPPLAYFFLLVIWLGIDEAPKITLLALAALPPAAVATTAAVVAAPVGLQEAARALGASRRQVIRDVVVPSALPETFTGIRLAVGMAYSSVVAAELFNGIPGVGGLVKDASNYNNTPVVLVGIFAIGFSGLVIDGVLRAVEGRAVPWRGKV, encoded by the coding sequence GTGTCCGTTTTCGTCGATCTAGCACCCGAGGACGCCGTCGCCCCGGCCCCGGGTACCGACGCCCGCCCGGGCGGGAGCCGCCGGCGCGGTCGCCTCACCCGCGCGGTGCTGCCGCTGCTGTCCGTCGCGGTGTTCGGTGTGCTGTGGCAACTCGCCGCGGCCAGCGAGATCTGGAGCCAGACCTTCGTGCCGTACCCGGCGACGGTGTGGAAGGCGTTCATCGACGTGTCGACGACGCATGACGGAGTCCGCGGCTACGCCGGCTACCTGCTGTGGGAGCACCTGTACATGACGTTGCGCCGCGTGCTCGCCGGCGTCGTCATCGGCGTCGTGCTCGGTGTGCTGCTGGGTCTGGTCATGGGCTCCGTCAGCTGGGTCCGCAGCGTGCTGGAGCCGTGGTTGACCTTCCTGCGGGCGCTGCCGCCGCTGGCCTACTTCTTCCTGCTCGTCATCTGGCTCGGCATCGACGAGGCGCCGAAGATCACGCTGCTCGCGCTCGCCGCGCTGCCGCCCGCCGCCGTCGCGACCACGGCCGCCGTCGTTGCGGCCCCCGTCGGATTACAGGAAGCCGCAAGGGCTTTGGGGGCATCCCGGCGCCAGGTCATCCGCGACGTCGTGGTCCCGTCAGCGCTGCCCGAGACGTTCACCGGGATCCGGCTCGCCGTCGGCATGGCCTACTCGTCGGTGGTGGCCGCCGAACTGTTCAACGGCATCCCCGGAGTCGGCGGATTGGTCAAAGACGCAAGCAATTACAACAACACCCCCGTGGTGCTGGTCGGGATCTTCGCCATCGGGTTCTCCGGTCTGGTGATCGACGGTGTGCTGCGCGCCGTCGAGGGGCGCGCTGTTCCCTGGAGAGGAAAGGTCTAA
- a CDS encoding glycine betaine ABC transporter substrate-binding protein → MKLKAAVVVLVSAVLVLAGCSVSGQGQDASDPDNPTIRIGYQTFPSGDLIVKNSRWLEEALPDYNIKWTKFDSGADVNTAFIADELDFGALGSSPVARGLSAPLNIPYQVAFVLDVAGDNEALVARNGSGIDTIAQLRGKRVGTPFASTAHYSLLAALDQNGLSANDVQLIDLQPQAILAAWERGDIDAAYTWLPTLDELRTTGNDLITSRQLAKAGKPTLDLGVVSKVFAQAHPDVVDIWRRQEARALDLIKNDPDAAAKAVSAEIGLTPEETAGQIKQGVFLTPDELASAEWLGAEGNPGNIAVNLQSASQFLAEQKQIPAAAPLKTFQEAIYTKGLPDVLNQ, encoded by the coding sequence ATGAAACTCAAAGCTGCTGTGGTGGTGCTTGTCTCGGCTGTGCTGGTGCTTGCGGGCTGCTCGGTGAGCGGTCAGGGGCAGGACGCGAGTGACCCCGACAACCCCACCATCCGGATCGGCTACCAGACGTTCCCGAGCGGCGACCTGATCGTCAAGAACAGCAGGTGGCTCGAAGAGGCGTTGCCGGACTACAACATCAAGTGGACGAAGTTCGACTCCGGCGCCGACGTCAACACCGCGTTCATCGCCGACGAACTGGACTTCGGTGCGCTGGGGTCCAGCCCGGTGGCCCGGGGGCTTTCCGCACCGCTGAACATCCCGTACCAGGTGGCGTTCGTCCTCGACGTGGCCGGTGACAACGAAGCTCTGGTGGCGCGCAACGGTTCCGGCATTGACACGATCGCCCAGCTGAGGGGCAAGCGCGTCGGGACCCCGTTCGCGTCCACCGCGCACTACAGCCTGTTGGCCGCACTCGACCAGAACGGGCTGTCCGCCAACGATGTTCAATTGATCGACCTGCAACCGCAGGCCATCCTCGCCGCGTGGGAGCGCGGCGACATCGACGCCGCGTACACGTGGCTGCCGACCCTGGACGAGCTGCGCACGACCGGCAACGACCTGATCACCAGCCGGCAGCTCGCCAAGGCCGGAAAGCCGACGCTCGACCTCGGTGTGGTGTCCAAGGTGTTCGCGCAGGCGCATCCCGACGTCGTCGACATCTGGCGCCGGCAGGAGGCCCGCGCGCTCGATCTGATCAAGAACGACCCCGACGCCGCGGCAAAGGCGGTCTCCGCGGAAATCGGCCTGACCCCCGAGGAAACCGCCGGCCAGATCAAGCAGGGCGTGTTCCTGACCCCCGACGAGCTCGCCTCCGCGGAATGGCTTGGGGCCGAAGGGAACCCGGGCAACATTGCGGTCAACCTCCAGAGCGCGTCGCAGTTCCTGGCCGAGCAGAAGCAGATCCCGGCCGCCGCACCGCTGAAGACGTTCCAGGAAGCCATCTACACCAAGGGCCTGCCGGATGTCCTCAACCAGTGA
- a CDS encoding ABC transporter ATP-binding protein, with the protein MSSTSDGAIQITSVWHRYGSGRDGVTALGPVDLTVDPGSFLVLVGASGCGKSTLLRLLAGFEPPSQGSVRVAGAQPTPGVTAGVVFQQPRLFPWRTVGGNVDLALKYAKVPRDKRTERREELLERVGLGGTAGRRIWEISGGQQQRVAIARALAAETPLFLLDEPFAALDALTRERLQEDVRQVSAESGRTTVFVTHSADEAAFLGSRIVVLTRRPGRVALDIPVDLPRTGVDADELRRSPEYGELRAEVGRAVKAAAA; encoded by the coding sequence ATGTCCTCAACCAGTGACGGCGCGATTCAGATCACGTCGGTCTGGCATCGCTACGGCAGCGGACGGGACGGGGTCACCGCGCTCGGGCCGGTTGACCTGACCGTCGACCCGGGATCGTTCCTGGTGCTCGTCGGCGCCTCCGGCTGTGGGAAGAGCACGCTGCTGCGACTGCTGGCCGGCTTCGAGCCGCCCAGTCAAGGGTCGGTGCGGGTGGCCGGTGCGCAGCCTACGCCGGGAGTGACGGCGGGCGTGGTGTTCCAGCAGCCCCGGCTGTTCCCGTGGCGCACCGTCGGCGGCAACGTCGACCTGGCGCTCAAGTACGCAAAAGTGCCGCGGGACAAGCGGACCGAGCGCCGTGAGGAGCTTCTCGAGCGCGTCGGCCTCGGCGGCACCGCGGGTCGGAGGATCTGGGAGATCAGCGGCGGGCAGCAGCAGCGCGTCGCGATCGCGCGGGCTCTCGCCGCGGAGACGCCTCTGTTCCTGCTCGACGAACCGTTCGCCGCGCTGGACGCGCTGACGCGGGAACGGTTGCAAGAGGACGTGCGTCAGGTCAGCGCCGAGTCGGGGCGGACGACGGTGTTCGTCACCCACAGCGCCGACGAGGCGGCGTTCCTCGGTTCCCGGATCGTCGTGCTGACGCGCAGGCCGGGCCGGGTGGCTCTGGACATTCCGGTGGACCTGCCGCGGACCGGGGTCGACGCCGACGAACTGCGGCGCTCCCCCGAATACGGTGAACTGCGCGCGGAGGTGGGCCGGGCGGTCAAGGCGGCCGCGGCTTAA
- a CDS encoding TetR/AcrR family transcriptional regulator: protein MSESVTSNGMSRREELLAVATKLFAARGYHGTRMDDVADAVGLNKATVYHYYASKSLILYDIYKGAADFTVDALHDDPSASARETIYHFTRRLLVGIASDVERAAVYFQEGPYISEWFTEEQVEYIREKEAQVYEHVRDVIDRGIASGEFYDCDSHVLALGYIGMTLGSYRWLRPHGRRTAQEIAVEFSTALLRGLIRDETVRQASPLGVDIDAARVRLGEEPS, encoded by the coding sequence ATGTCTGAATCCGTCACGAGCAACGGGATGTCCCGCCGCGAGGAACTGCTGGCCGTGGCCACCAAGCTGTTCGCGGCCCGTGGCTACCACGGCACCCGGATGGATGACGTCGCCGACGCCGTCGGTCTGAACAAGGCGACGGTCTACCACTACTACGCCAGCAAGTCGCTGATCCTGTACGACATCTATAAGGGCGCCGCCGACTTCACGGTGGATGCGCTGCACGACGACCCGAGTGCGTCGGCCCGCGAGACGATTTATCACTTCACCCGCCGGCTGCTGGTCGGTATCGCCAGCGACGTCGAGCGCGCCGCCGTCTACTTCCAAGAGGGCCCCTACATCAGCGAGTGGTTCACCGAGGAACAGGTGGAGTACATCCGGGAGAAGGAGGCGCAGGTCTACGAGCACGTCCGGGACGTGATCGACCGCGGTATCGCCAGCGGCGAGTTCTACGACTGCGACTCCCATGTCCTGGCCCTGGGCTATATCGGGATGACGCTGGGTTCCTACCGCTGGCTGCGCCCGCACGGCCGCCGGACCGCGCAGGAGATCGCGGTGGAGTTCAGCACCGCGCTGCTGCGTGGGCTGATCCGCGACGAGACGGTCCGCCAGGCGTCGCCGCTGGGTGTCGACATCGACGCGGCGCGGGTGCGGCTCGGCGAGGAACCGAGCTAG
- a CDS encoding DUF72 domain-containing protein, with the protein MTVRIGTSGWAYNHWRNVLYESGLPTTRWLQRYVAHFDTVELNGSFYRWPQDAQFTRWRDQLPPSFVMAVKAARGLTHARRLRSPEVWIERLERGWRALGDRAGPLLVQLHPALERDDARLEHFLAAMPGQIPVAVEFRHPSWDDPAVYELLEKHDAAYVVMSGAGLPCILKATARFVYVRLHGPDPNDMYGGSYSPADLRWWAERITEWDAQGRDVYVYFNNDLGGNAVRNAWDLKAELRGRPNSLCSADAVGE; encoded by the coding sequence GTGACCGTCCGCATCGGCACGTCAGGCTGGGCCTACAACCACTGGCGCAACGTGCTCTACGAATCCGGGCTGCCGACCACGCGGTGGCTTCAGCGGTACGTCGCACACTTCGACACCGTGGAACTCAACGGCAGCTTCTACCGCTGGCCACAAGACGCGCAGTTCACGCGGTGGCGCGATCAGCTGCCGCCGAGCTTCGTGATGGCGGTCAAGGCCGCGCGGGGACTGACCCACGCGCGCCGGCTGCGGTCACCGGAGGTGTGGATCGAACGGCTGGAGCGCGGCTGGCGAGCTCTCGGTGACCGCGCCGGGCCGCTGCTGGTGCAGTTGCATCCCGCGCTGGAGCGTGACGACGCCCGGCTGGAGCACTTCCTTGCCGCGATGCCCGGCCAGATCCCGGTGGCCGTGGAGTTCCGGCACCCCTCGTGGGACGACCCGGCGGTGTACGAACTGCTCGAGAAGCACGACGCGGCCTATGTGGTGATGAGCGGGGCCGGGCTGCCATGCATCCTGAAGGCCACCGCGAGGTTCGTCTACGTGCGCCTGCACGGCCCGGATCCCAACGACATGTACGGCGGTTCCTACAGCCCTGCCGACCTTCGCTGGTGGGCCGAGCGGATCACCGAGTGGGACGCCCAGGGCCGGGACGTGTATGTGTACTTCAACAACGACCTCGGCGGCAACGCGGTGCGCAACGCGTGGGACCTCAAGGCGGAGCTGAGGGGCCGGCCCAACTCGCTATGCTCTGCCGATGCCGTTGGTGAGTAA
- a CDS encoding SRPBCC family protein has translation MPLVSKTVEVAAAAETIMAIVADFEKYPEWNEEIKGCWVLARYNDGRPSQLRLDVVVQGQSGTFITAVYYPGENQIYTMLQQGDHFSKQEQRFSVVAMGPTSLLTVDLDVEVKMAVPAAMVKKVIADALDYLAGNLKARAEQLAAS, from the coding sequence ATGCCGTTGGTGAGTAAGACAGTCGAGGTCGCGGCCGCGGCCGAGACGATCATGGCGATCGTCGCGGACTTCGAGAAGTACCCGGAGTGGAACGAGGAGATCAAGGGCTGCTGGGTGCTCGCCCGCTATAACGACGGGCGGCCGAGCCAGCTCCGCCTCGACGTGGTGGTGCAGGGCCAGTCCGGCACGTTCATCACCGCGGTGTACTACCCGGGCGAGAATCAGATCTACACGATGCTGCAGCAGGGCGACCACTTCTCCAAGCAGGAACAGCGGTTCTCGGTGGTGGCCATGGGGCCGACCTCGCTGCTGACCGTCGACCTCGACGTCGAGGTGAAGATGGCCGTCCCCGCCGCGATGGTCAAGAAGGTGATCGCAGACGCGCTCGACTACCTGGCCGGCAACCTGAAGGCGCGCGCCGAACAACTCGCGGCGTCCTAG
- a CDS encoding GntR family transcriptional regulator: protein MNAPARTPGAGAVRREQLSEQVAARLRAEIMTGALRPDTFIRLDETAARLGVSITPVREALRTLRGEGMVELEPHRGHRVVPLSRRDIEDIFWLQSTIAQELAATTARRITDDQIDELARLNDRLAAAVESRDADRVAAAEFAFHRAFNRAGGRIKLAWFLLHAARYLPPQLFASDETWGPAAVANHAELIEALRRRDVHTVVALTRGQFTDGLDRLIAWLEQVGLWS, encoded by the coding sequence ATGAACGCTCCTGCCAGGACGCCCGGGGCGGGTGCGGTGCGGCGCGAGCAGCTCTCCGAACAGGTCGCCGCCCGGTTGCGCGCCGAGATCATGACCGGTGCGCTGCGTCCGGACACGTTCATCCGTCTCGACGAGACCGCGGCCCGCCTCGGGGTGAGCATCACCCCGGTGCGGGAGGCGCTGCGCACGCTGCGCGGCGAGGGCATGGTCGAGCTGGAGCCGCACCGGGGTCACCGGGTGGTGCCGCTGTCGCGCCGCGACATCGAGGACATCTTCTGGCTGCAGTCGACGATCGCGCAGGAACTCGCCGCGACCACCGCGCGCAGGATCACCGACGATCAGATCGACGAACTGGCCCGGCTGAACGACCGACTGGCCGCGGCGGTCGAATCGCGGGACGCCGACCGGGTGGCGGCGGCGGAGTTCGCGTTCCACCGCGCGTTCAACCGCGCCGGCGGCCGGATCAAGCTGGCGTGGTTTCTGCTGCACGCCGCCCGTTATCTGCCGCCGCAGCTGTTCGCCTCCGACGAGACGTGGGGGCCGGCGGCCGTCGCCAACCATGCGGAGCTCATCGAGGCCCTGCGCCGGCGGGATGTCCACACCGTCGTCGCCCTGACCCGCGGACAGTTCACCGACGGACTCGACCGGCTGATCGCATGGCTGGAACAGGTCGGCCTCTGGAGCTGA
- the fadD5 gene encoding fatty-acid--CoA ligase FadD5, which translates to MEQRTLTEPIRQPGPETEQPYLARRQNWTNQLARHALMQSDQPALRFLGHTTTWAELDRRVSNLAGALHQRGVGFGDRVLILMLNRTEFIEAVLATNKLGAIAVPVNFRMTPAEIAFLVSDCKAKAVVTEAVLAGVATAVRDLDPTLATVISAGGGTGDDILDYDDVLAETAPCPVVDIPNDAPALIMYTSGTTGRPKGAVLTHTNLTGQVMTLLFTNGADINHDIGFIGVPFFHIAGVGSIVSGLLLGRPTVLYPVGAFDPNELLDVLEAEKVTGIFLVPAQWQAVCAAQKARPRDLKLRFLSWGAAPASDTLLREMAQTFPGAQILAAFGQTEMSPVTCMLLGDDALRKLGSVGRVIPTVSARIVDENMNDVPVGQVGEIVYRAPTLMAGYWNNPKATAEAFAGGWFHSGDLVRQDEEGYIWVVDRKKDMIISGGENIYCAEVENVLAAHPDIVEVAVIGRSHEKWGEVPVAVAVLRSSLGTTTQTSLTLADLEGFLNERLARYKHPKALEIIDALPRNPAGKVLKTELRARFGAGESVDAGESSTPPTISAAAQRD; encoded by the coding sequence ATGGAGCAGAGGACGTTGACCGAACCGATCCGACAGCCCGGCCCCGAGACCGAGCAGCCCTACCTGGCACGCCGGCAGAACTGGACCAATCAGCTCGCCCGGCATGCGCTGATGCAGTCCGATCAGCCGGCGTTGCGGTTTCTGGGCCACACCACCACGTGGGCTGAGCTGGACCGCCGGGTCAGCAACCTCGCCGGCGCACTGCATCAGCGCGGCGTCGGTTTCGGCGACCGGGTGCTGATCCTGATGCTGAACCGGACCGAGTTCATCGAGGCGGTCCTGGCCACCAACAAGCTCGGCGCCATCGCCGTGCCGGTGAACTTCCGGATGACGCCGGCCGAGATCGCGTTCCTGGTCTCCGACTGCAAAGCCAAGGCCGTCGTCACCGAAGCCGTGCTCGCCGGTGTCGCGACCGCGGTCCGTGACCTCGATCCGACACTGGCCACGGTGATCAGCGCGGGAGGCGGCACCGGCGACGACATCCTCGACTACGACGACGTGCTGGCCGAGACCGCGCCGTGCCCGGTGGTGGACATTCCGAACGACGCGCCCGCGCTGATCATGTACACCTCCGGCACCACCGGACGGCCCAAGGGTGCGGTGCTCACGCACACCAACCTGACCGGGCAGGTGATGACGCTGCTGTTCACCAACGGCGCCGACATCAACCACGACATCGGCTTCATCGGGGTGCCGTTCTTCCACATCGCGGGGGTCGGCAGCATCGTCTCCGGGCTGCTGCTCGGCAGGCCGACCGTGCTCTACCCGGTCGGCGCGTTCGACCCGAACGAACTGCTCGACGTGCTGGAGGCCGAGAAGGTCACCGGCATCTTCCTGGTGCCTGCGCAGTGGCAGGCGGTGTGCGCCGCGCAGAAAGCCAGGCCGCGCGACCTCAAGCTCCGGTTCCTGTCCTGGGGCGCCGCGCCGGCCTCGGACACCCTGCTGCGGGAAATGGCCCAGACCTTCCCGGGCGCGCAGATCCTCGCCGCCTTCGGCCAGACCGAGATGTCGCCGGTGACCTGCATGCTGCTGGGCGACGACGCGCTGCGCAAACTCGGGTCGGTCGGCCGGGTGATCCCGACGGTGTCCGCGCGGATCGTCGACGAGAACATGAACGACGTGCCCGTCGGGCAGGTCGGCGAGATCGTCTACCGGGCGCCGACGCTGATGGCGGGCTACTGGAACAACCCCAAGGCCACCGCCGAGGCGTTCGCCGGAGGCTGGTTCCACTCCGGTGACCTGGTCCGTCAGGACGAAGAGGGTTACATCTGGGTCGTCGACCGTAAAAAGGACATGATCATCTCCGGCGGCGAGAACATCTACTGCGCGGAAGTCGAGAACGTGCTGGCCGCGCACCCCGACATCGTCGAGGTCGCCGTGATCGGTCGCTCGCACGAGAAGTGGGGTGAGGTTCCCGTTGCTGTGGCGGTGCTGCGGAGTTCGCTGGGAACAACCACGCAGACGAGCCTGACGCTGGCCGATCTGGAAGGGTTCCTCAACGAGCGGCTGGCGCGCTACAAGCACCCGAAGGCCCTAGAGATCATCGATGCGCTTCCGCGCAACCCTGCCGGTAAGGTGCTCAAGACGGAGCTGAGAGCACGCTTCGGCGCGGGCGAATCTGTTGACGCCGGCGAAAGTTCTACTCCGCCAACGATTTCAGCTGCGGCGCAGCGGGATTAG
- a CDS encoding ABC transporter permease — MTTSSNLTGYVRDQVRPGLEAVGGFVRMCVLVGKASLRPPFQWREFILQSWFLMRVAFLPTLAVSIPLTVLLIFTLNILLAEFGAADVSGAGAAIGAVTQLGPLVTVLVVAGAGSTAICADLGARTIREEIDALEVLGIDPIHRLVVPRVIASTFVAILLNGAVITVGLVGGFIFGVYLQNVSAGAYVSTLTLITGLPEVLISIIKAATFGLIAGLVGCYRGLTVAGGAKGVGTAVNETLVLCVIALFAVNVVLTTIGVRFGTGS, encoded by the coding sequence GTGACGACCAGTTCGAACCTGACCGGTTACGTACGCGATCAGGTCAGACCGGGGTTGGAGGCCGTCGGCGGCTTCGTGCGCATGTGCGTGCTCGTCGGAAAGGCCTCGCTGCGGCCGCCGTTCCAGTGGCGGGAGTTCATCCTGCAGAGCTGGTTCCTGATGCGGGTGGCGTTCCTGCCCACGCTGGCGGTGTCGATCCCGCTGACCGTGCTGCTGATCTTCACACTGAACATCCTGCTCGCCGAGTTCGGCGCGGCCGACGTGTCCGGCGCCGGCGCGGCCATCGGCGCGGTCACGCAGCTGGGACCGCTGGTGACCGTGCTCGTGGTGGCCGGTGCCGGCTCGACCGCGATCTGCGCCGACCTGGGCGCCCGCACGATCCGCGAGGAGATCGACGCGCTCGAGGTGCTCGGCATCGACCCGATCCACCGGCTCGTGGTGCCCCGCGTGATCGCGTCGACGTTCGTCGCGATCCTGCTCAACGGCGCGGTGATCACCGTCGGCCTGGTCGGCGGCTTCATCTTCGGCGTCTACCTGCAGAACGTCTCCGCCGGCGCCTACGTCTCGACGCTGACCCTGATCACCGGCCTGCCCGAGGTGCTCATCTCGATCATCAAAGCCGCCACGTTCGGCCTGATCGCCGGCCTGGTGGGCTGCTACCGCGGGCTGACCGTCGCCGGCGGCGCCAAGGGCGTGGGCACCGCGGTCAACGAGACCCTGGTGCTGTGCGTGATCGCGCTCTTCGCGGTCAACGTCGTGCTGACCACCATCGGTGTCCGATTCGGAACGGGGAGCTGA
- a CDS encoding ABC transporter permease produces the protein MTNTAAVLRSRFPRGVATAEKLAGAPARGLDSMGHVAVFVITAIGSIGHALRYYRREMLRLIAEIGMGTGAMAVIGGTVAIVGFVTLSGSSLVAIQGFASLGNIGVEAFTGFFAALINVRIAAPVVAGQALAATVGAGATAELGAMRISEEIDALEVMGIKSISYLVSTRIMAGFVVIIPLYAMAIIMSFLSAQVTTTVFYGQSVGTYEHYFRTFLRPDDVFWSFIQAVIISVIVMLNHCYYGFYASGGPVGVGEAVGRSMRASLVAIVVVVLLASLALYGVDPNFNLTV, from the coding sequence GTGACGAACACCGCCGCAGTCCTGCGCTCCCGCTTCCCCCGCGGGGTCGCCACAGCCGAGAAACTGGCCGGCGCCCCGGCCCGCGGCCTCGATTCGATGGGCCACGTCGCGGTGTTCGTCATCACCGCGATCGGCTCCATCGGGCATGCGCTGCGCTACTACCGCCGCGAGATGTTGCGGCTGATCGCCGAGATCGGCATGGGCACCGGCGCGATGGCGGTGATCGGTGGCACCGTCGCGATCGTCGGCTTCGTGACGTTGTCGGGCTCGTCGCTGGTCGCGATCCAGGGCTTCGCGTCGCTGGGCAACATCGGGGTGGAGGCGTTCACCGGATTCTTCGCCGCGCTGATCAACGTGCGCATCGCCGCGCCGGTGGTGGCCGGGCAGGCGCTGGCCGCGACGGTCGGCGCCGGCGCCACCGCGGAACTCGGCGCCATGCGCATCAGCGAGGAGATCGACGCGCTCGAGGTGATGGGCATCAAGTCGATCTCGTACCTGGTGTCGACGCGCATCATGGCCGGCTTCGTCGTCATCATCCCGCTCTACGCGATGGCGATCATCATGTCGTTCCTGTCGGCCCAGGTGACCACGACGGTGTTCTACGGACAGTCCGTCGGTACCTACGAGCACTACTTCCGCACGTTCCTGCGCCCCGACGACGTGTTCTGGTCGTTCATCCAGGCCGTCATCATCTCGGTGATCGTGATGCTCAACCACTGTTACTACGGCTTCTACGCCAGCGGCGGCCCGGTCGGCGTCGGCGAGGCCGTGGGGCGGTCGATGCGCGCGTCGCTGGTCGCGATCGTGGTCGTGGTGCTGCTGGCCTCGTTGGCGCTCTACGGCGTCGACCCGAACTTCAACCTGACGGTGTAG
- a CDS encoding MCE family protein, with amino-acid sequence MTAPVNTRRQPPYKLAGAILALLAVIAVVLVYLQFRGEFLPRTQLTMISARSGLSMDPGAKVTYNGVQIGRVGNVDATTVDGEPRAKILLEVDPKYLDLIPRNVEANISATTVFGNKYVSFTTPPNPQSERISASDVIDVTSVTTEFNTLFETVVEVAGQVDPIKLNQTLTATAQALDGLGDRFGQSIVDGNEILADINPQMPQIRRDNQLLADLGEVYADAAPDLFDGLQNAVTTARTLNAQRGDVDQALMAAVGFGNTGGDVFERSAPFLVRGAADLVPTSALLDKYSPSFFCMFRNYHDVEPKISAALGGNGYSLKTHSEVLGLGAGNAYVYPDNLPRVNAKGGPGGRPGCWQPITRDLWPAPFLVLDTGASIAPYNHMELGQPLLTEYVWGRQVGEHTINP; translated from the coding sequence ATGACTGCACCCGTGAACACCCGACGTCAGCCGCCGTACAAGCTCGCCGGCGCGATACTGGCACTGCTCGCCGTCATCGCGGTGGTGCTGGTGTACCTGCAGTTCCGCGGCGAGTTCCTGCCCCGCACGCAGCTGACGATGATCTCCGCCCGCTCCGGCCTGTCGATGGACCCGGGCGCGAAGGTCACCTACAACGGCGTCCAGATCGGCCGGGTCGGCAACGTCGACGCCACGACCGTCGACGGGGAGCCCCGCGCCAAGATCCTCCTTGAGGTCGACCCGAAGTACCTCGACCTGATCCCGCGCAACGTCGAGGCGAACATCAGCGCCACCACGGTGTTCGGCAACAAGTACGTGTCGTTCACGACGCCACCCAACCCGCAGTCGGAACGGATCTCGGCCTCCGACGTCATCGACGTCACGTCGGTGACGACCGAGTTCAACACCCTGTTCGAGACCGTCGTCGAGGTGGCCGGCCAGGTCGATCCGATCAAGCTGAACCAGACGCTGACCGCGACCGCGCAGGCTCTCGACGGGCTCGGCGACCGGTTCGGCCAGTCGATCGTCGACGGCAACGAGATCCTCGCCGACATCAATCCGCAGATGCCGCAGATCCGCCGCGACAACCAGCTGCTCGCCGACCTCGGCGAGGTCTACGCCGATGCCGCACCGGACCTGTTCGACGGCCTGCAGAACGCGGTGACCACCGCCCGCACCCTCAACGCACAGCGCGGTGACGTCGATCAGGCCCTGATGGCCGCCGTCGGATTCGGCAACACCGGCGGCGACGTCTTCGAGCGCAGTGCGCCGTTCCTGGTGCGCGGCGCCGCGGATCTGGTGCCCACCTCGGCACTGCTGGACAAGTACAGCCCGTCGTTCTTCTGCATGTTCCGCAACTACCACGACGTCGAGCCGAAGATCAGCGCCGCGCTGGGCGGCAACGGCTACTCGCTGAAGACCCACTCCGAGGTGCTGGGCCTGGGCGCGGGCAACGCGTACGTCTATCCGGACAACCTGCCGCGCGTCAACGCCAAGGGCGGCCCGGGCGGACGGCCGGGCTGCTGGCAGCCCATCACGCGGGACCTGTGGCCGGCGCCGTTCCTGGTGCTCGACACCGGCGCGTCGATCGCCCCCTACAACCACATGGAACTCGGCCAACCGCTGCTCACCGAGTACGTCTGGGGACGCCAAGTCGGGGAGCACACGATCAACCCATGA